A genome region from Magnolia sinica isolate HGM2019 chromosome 8, MsV1, whole genome shotgun sequence includes the following:
- the LOC131254068 gene encoding uncharacterized protein LOC131254068, translated as MGNSLRCCLACVLPCGALDMIRIVHLNGHVEEHSGPITAGEVMKSNPNHVLSRPCSQGVVRKILILSPGSDLKRGHIYFLIPTSSIPEKQQPHEKKKSFKKNDNIRGANEATDEEEYVTDVHLKKKASRRDRRKGRATVWQPNLESISEDL; from the coding sequence ATGGGAAATAGCCTCCGTTGTTGTTTGGCTTGTGTCCTACCATGCGGGGCTCTAGACATGATCCGGATAGTTCATTTGAATGGACACGTCGAAGAACATAGCGGCCCCATCACTGCTGGTGAAGTAATGAAGTCGAATCCGAACCATGTTCTCAGTCGCCCATGCTCACAAGGTGTGGTACGTAAAATCTTGATTCTCTCCCCAGGTTCGGACCTCAAGCGGGGCCACATCTATTTCCTAATTCCAACATCGTCGATACCAGAAAAGCAGCAGCCCCACGAGAAGAAGAAATCATTCAAGAAAAATGATAATATCAGAGGAGCCAATGAAGCTACAGATGAAGAAGAGTATGTGACTGATGTCCACTTGAAAAAGAAAGCGTCACGTCGGGATCGACGGAAAGGGCGGGCCACCGTCTGGCAGCCGAATCTCGAGAGCATCTCCGAGGACTTGTGA